The Solanum pennellii chromosome 11, SPENNV200 genome contains a region encoding:
- the LOC107004295 gene encoding ethylene-responsive transcription factor ERF022-like, whose translation MENDQESKNNMDVYRGVRKRKWGKWVSEIREPGKKTRIWLGSYEKAEMAAAAYDVAAFHLKGERPNLRLNFPELIHTFPKPSSSRPEDVQMAAHEAAMRFKPSIDDHPEECGVGPVRVGLSPSQIQAINESPLDSPKMWMELAGALLPVREYTCPTDYFEDETQHHHESIWDF comes from the coding sequence ATGGAAAACGATCAAGAAAGTAAGAATAATATGGACGTGTATAGAGGAGTAAGGAAGAGAAAATGGGGGAAATGGGTGTCTGAGATACGCGAACCAGGAAAGAAAACACGAATATGGTTGGGGAGTTATGAGAAAGCAGAAATGGCTGCTGCTGCTTATGATGTTGCTGCATTTCATCTAAAAGGTGAGAGACCAAACTTAAGGCTCAATTTCCCTGAATTAATCCATACATTcccaaaaccctcaagttcaaGACCTGAAGATGTACAAATGGCAGCTCATGAAGCGGCAATGAGGTTCAAACCTTCAATTGATGATCATCCCGAGGAATGTGGTGTAGGCCCGGTGAGAGTAGGTCTCTCACCGAGTCAAATTCAGGCGATTAATGAATCCCCTTTGGACTCACCCAAAATGTGGATGGAGTTAGCCGGGGCTCTATTACCTGTCAGAGAATACACTTGTCCCACCGATTATTTTGAGGATGAAACCCAACACCATCATGAGTCCATTTGGGATTtttaa